In one window of Silvanigrella paludirubra DNA:
- a CDS encoding Tex family protein, with the protein MAIKEIILTQEMISDISNDLNIQKNQVENTLNLILDDCTIPFIARYRKEVTGGLDEVQIRNIVEKFEYIFSLNERKDAIVRSITEQNKMTPALQAKISACKVKSELEDLYLPYKPKKRTRGQIAVERGLAPLALEVLNQDSSLIDLASLFSAYIGKHDDLKNLELVIQGTKDYIAENISEIAEMRKEVRHWMFENANFKAEVRDEFKDKKTKYNNYYEFCEPIKSIAAHRLMALRRGEKEEVLKVSFEFDEQIPLSIISSHVIKHEASDVVKNFLTECVNESYTRLISPSIETELRLETKTSAEEEAISVFGKNLRNLLLLPPIPKRIILGVDPGLRTGSKLVVVDQTGKLLDYTTVYPQHEDDFEKPKNKNAAESIVNLIQKHHVELISIGNGTAGREMEAFIEKTLETLTNVKKPRVVIVNEAGASVYSASDIAREEFPDLDISYRGAVSIARRLQDPLAELVKIDPKSIGVGQYQHDVNQSRLKKQLGEVVESCVNYVGVNLNTASPSLLSYVAGIGNSLAKGIVRHREANGEFKDRKNLFEVMGYGAKIFEQSAGFLRIPESSNPLDNTGVHPESYPILEKMASDLSLPINQIVGNRENINKIKLENYVSDEVGLPTLQDIIKELLKPGRDPREDGSKQTYNREVRDFGHLKEGQVVTGTVTNVTNFGAFVDIGVHQDGLIHISELSNQFIKDLSQAISVGQQVKVKVIGLDKERKRISLSKRACEENSATTNTASSTHQNRSGASSGQNQKQQYNKGQSQDNRGHQENRNYNQNSSYNTKKYNTKNTKNENKESEKPASLSDLINKFNTNRV; encoded by the coding sequence ATGGCTATAAAAGAAATTATCCTCACTCAAGAAATGATATCTGATATTTCAAACGATTTAAATATTCAAAAAAATCAGGTTGAAAATACTCTTAATCTTATACTTGATGATTGTACAATACCATTTATTGCTCGTTACCGAAAAGAAGTAACAGGCGGACTTGATGAAGTTCAAATTAGAAATATTGTAGAAAAATTTGAATATATATTTTCTTTAAATGAAAGAAAAGACGCAATTGTTAGATCAATTACGGAACAAAATAAAATGACTCCTGCTTTACAAGCTAAAATTTCAGCTTGTAAAGTTAAATCAGAATTAGAAGATTTATATTTACCATATAAACCTAAAAAACGTACTCGTGGTCAAATTGCTGTTGAACGCGGTTTAGCTCCATTAGCATTAGAAGTATTAAATCAGGATTCATCTCTTATTGATTTAGCTTCTTTATTTTCAGCATATATTGGCAAACACGATGATTTAAAAAATCTTGAATTAGTTATTCAAGGTACAAAAGATTATATTGCAGAGAATATTTCTGAAATTGCAGAAATGAGAAAAGAAGTCCGTCATTGGATGTTTGAAAATGCAAATTTTAAAGCTGAAGTAAGAGATGAGTTTAAAGATAAAAAAACTAAATATAATAATTATTATGAATTTTGCGAACCTATTAAGTCGATTGCAGCTCATCGTTTAATGGCATTAAGAAGAGGCGAAAAAGAAGAAGTATTAAAAGTGTCATTTGAGTTTGATGAGCAAATTCCACTTTCTATTATTTCTAGTCATGTAATTAAACATGAAGCATCTGATGTTGTAAAAAACTTTTTAACAGAATGTGTAAATGAAAGTTATACAAGATTAATTTCTCCAAGTATTGAAACAGAATTGCGTTTAGAAACAAAAACAAGCGCAGAAGAAGAAGCTATTTCTGTATTTGGAAAAAACTTAAGAAACTTGTTACTTTTACCACCAATTCCAAAAAGAATTATATTAGGTGTGGATCCTGGCCTCAGAACGGGAAGTAAATTAGTTGTCGTTGATCAAACAGGAAAATTACTTGATTATACAACTGTATATCCTCAACATGAAGATGATTTTGAAAAACCAAAAAATAAAAATGCTGCAGAATCAATTGTGAATTTAATTCAAAAACACCATGTAGAACTTATTTCTATAGGTAACGGAACTGCAGGTCGTGAAATGGAAGCATTTATTGAAAAGACTTTAGAGACTTTAACAAATGTTAAAAAACCTAGAGTTGTAATCGTAAATGAAGCTGGAGCAAGTGTTTATTCCGCAAGTGATATTGCCAGAGAAGAATTTCCAGATCTCGATATTTCCTATCGTGGTGCTGTAAGTATTGCGAGAAGATTGCAAGATCCATTAGCAGAACTAGTAAAAATAGATCCAAAAAGCATTGGTGTTGGTCAATATCAACATGATGTAAATCAGAGCAGATTAAAGAAACAACTTGGTGAAGTTGTTGAAAGTTGTGTGAACTATGTTGGTGTTAACTTAAACACAGCAAGTCCTAGCTTACTTTCCTATGTTGCTGGCATTGGAAATAGTTTAGCAAAAGGTATTGTTAGACATAGAGAAGCAAATGGTGAGTTTAAAGATAGAAAAAATTTATTTGAAGTAATGGGATACGGCGCAAAAATATTTGAGCAATCCGCAGGATTTTTAAGAATTCCAGAAAGTTCAAATCCATTAGATAATACAGGCGTTCACCCAGAATCTTATCCAATATTAGAAAAAATGGCTTCTGATTTATCTCTGCCTATAAATCAAATAGTAGGTAACAGAGAAAATATAAATAAAATAAAACTTGAAAATTATGTTTCAGATGAAGTTGGATTACCAACATTACAAGACATCATTAAAGAATTATTAAAACCAGGCCGCGACCCTCGTGAAGATGGTTCAAAACAAACTTATAACCGTGAAGTTAGAGATTTTGGACATTTAAAAGAAGGCCAAGTTGTTACAGGGACAGTTACTAATGTAACAAATTTTGGAGCTTTTGTAGATATTGGCGTGCATCAAGATGGATTAATTCACATTTCTGAATTATCAAATCAATTTATAAAAGACTTATCTCAAGCTATTAGTGTTGGGCAACAAGTTAAAGTTAAAGTAATTGGTTTAGATAAAGAAAGAAAAAGAATTTCTCTTTCTAAACGTGCATGCGAAGAAAATTCGGCAACTACAAATACTGCATCCTCTACACATCAAAATCGTTCTGGAGCAAGTAGCGGTCAAAATCAAAAGCAGCAATATAATAAAGGGCAATCTCAAGATAACAGAGGCCATCAAGAAAATCGTAATTACAATCAAAATTCTTCTTATAATACTAAAAAATATAATACTAAGAACACGAAAAATGAAAATAAAGAATCGGAAAAGCCAGCAAGTTTATCTGATTTAATTAATAAATTTAACACAAATAGAGTTTAG
- the ndk gene encoding nucleoside-diphosphate kinase, producing the protein MIMERTFSIIKPDGVKRNLIGKILSKMESADLKIVSTKMIHMSRREAEQFYSVHSARPFFGELCDYMTSGPVVVSVLEGKNAVVAYRELMGATDPAKAAKGTIRAEFGLSIGENTVHGSDSLENAAIEVAYFFSGTELVNAAK; encoded by the coding sequence ATTATTATGGAAAGAACCTTCTCTATCATCAAACCAGATGGTGTTAAAAGAAACCTTATTGGAAAAATTCTTTCTAAAATGGAAAGCGCTGATTTAAAAATTGTTTCAACTAAAATGATACATATGTCTCGTCGTGAAGCAGAACAATTTTATTCTGTTCACTCAGCTCGTCCCTTTTTTGGTGAGTTGTGCGATTATATGACTTCTGGGCCAGTTGTTGTTTCAGTATTAGAAGGTAAAAATGCAGTTGTTGCTTATAGAGAATTAATGGGAGCAACAGATCCAGCTAAGGCTGCTAAAGGAACAATTCGTGCTGAATTTGGTCTAAGTATTGGCGAAAATACTGTTCATGGTTCTGACTCTCTTGAAAATGCGGCTATTGAAGTAGCTTACTTCTTTTCTGGAACAGAACTTGTAAATGCAGCTAAATAA
- a CDS encoding cytochrome c3 family protein, producing the protein MEPIFPKWTNRIPLYLGIGIPLLVIAIVTGIWYYFSPKFLAVGYEPEQPIAFSHQLHAGQMGIDCRYCHSGIDKTEIAPLPPTETCMGCHNKVKKDSPRLELLHKSYKNKTPIPWVHVYSLPRYSHFNHSAHLTAGVGCVSCHGDVSKMETIRLVSPLSMGWCLECHRDPMPNIRPQNQITNMIYDPHASGYIPTNDPDYKDKLIQPPQACGACHY; encoded by the coding sequence GTGGAACCGATATTTCCAAAATGGACGAACCGAATTCCTTTATATCTAGGTATAGGTATTCCTTTACTCGTAATAGCTATTGTTACAGGAATTTGGTACTATTTTTCGCCAAAATTTTTGGCTGTAGGTTATGAACCCGAACAACCGATAGCTTTCAGCCACCAGCTTCACGCAGGGCAAATGGGGATAGACTGTCGTTACTGTCATAGTGGAATTGACAAAACAGAAATTGCTCCATTGCCACCTACAGAAACATGTATGGGGTGCCATAATAAAGTTAAAAAAGACAGTCCTCGTCTCGAACTTTTGCATAAAAGTTATAAAAATAAAACTCCAATTCCTTGGGTACATGTTTATTCTCTACCAAGATATTCACATTTTAATCACAGCGCGCATTTAACAGCGGGTGTTGGTTGTGTGTCTTGTCACGGTGATGTCAGTAAAATGGAAACAATTCGATTGGTAAGTCCGTTAAGTATGGGATGGTGTCTAGAATGTCATAGAGATCCTATGCCAAATATTAGACCCCAAAATCAAATCACAAATATGATTTATGATCCTCATGCGTCGGGATATATTCCAACGAATGATCCTGATTACAAAGATAAATTAATACAACCACCACAAGCGTGTGGAGCTTGTCACTATTAG
- a CDS encoding DUF3341 domain-containing protein → MTTNDKKMLYGILAQFETAPEIYHACEKVRDRGFSKWDAHSPFPVHGLDKAMGLPQSKLSWIVGATSAICGIGGFATWVWMNGVDYKLVIAGKPFLGLTGYFLPGFECAVLSAAIACLFGMLALNKLPRWYHSLFRSEAFKRATDDKFFISIEATDPKFHPVKTMEFLKELGASNVELVEQ, encoded by the coding sequence ATGACTACGAATGATAAAAAAATGCTTTATGGAATATTAGCTCAATTTGAAACTGCTCCCGAAATTTATCATGCATGTGAAAAAGTTCGTGATAGAGGATTTTCAAAATGGGATGCTCATTCCCCTTTTCCAGTTCATGGACTCGATAAAGCAATGGGTCTACCTCAAAGTAAGTTATCATGGATTGTTGGAGCTACTTCAGCCATTTGTGGAATTGGTGGATTCGCTACATGGGTATGGATGAATGGTGTAGATTATAAACTTGTTATCGCAGGAAAACCTTTTTTGGGATTAACGGGTTATTTTTTACCAGGATTTGAGTGCGCTGTTTTATCGGCAGCAATTGCGTGTCTTTTTGGAATGCTTGCCCTAAATAAATTACCTAGGTGGTATCATTCCTTATTTCGATCTGAAGCATTTAAAAGAGCTACTGATGATAAATTTTTTATCTCGATTGAAGCAACTGATCCAAAATTCCATCCAGTAAAAACTATGGAGTTCTTAAAAGAATTAGGTGCATCTAATGTGGAACTTGTGGAGCAGTAA
- a CDS encoding TAT-variant-translocated molybdopterin oxidoreductase produces MTKFNSNDEQNKQTHWRSIEDLENSPGFLNKLQREFPHGASELEMRPGVHRRKFLGIIGASMALAGVVTTGCIRRPKGHIYPENNRPEDTIPGIPKYYATSAQIGGSVLGLLVTSTDGRPTKIDGNSRHPMNNPILNSKIGSSNGYAQAEILNMYDPDRGQQCQASGKVMAKKEAYTALRNSMMSSKKTDGSDLALVYASNSSMAFASLIDEFKANYPKAIIVAQDSSYSNNRKTALSNIANTPVDCVYDFINANVVLAVDSDFMGIEGDSVKNARQFAEKRKVIDSKSSMNRLYSIESNFSTTGTISDHHYILRSGRMGEFLLGIASELTTFGATFPSEINDALKGNRVFPESLTKWIKACAKDLYKNKGNSLIVVGDRQPVWVHMLAFSINVFLGSVGKTINLIPDTTRPKSLDNETNLTFALQKGYIQTLIVVGGNTVYTSPADLKLAELFKKVSNSFYLGFSLNETSEVCKYYFPKTHFLETWGDTRSSDGTVGITQPLIAPLYEECSDEYSFVYSLSHLDDAESGYSLIRKYWQNKLGNPVNFESLWRQYLSDGFISDYRKEVFSNTSYLYSSFAASFNKSVKLAEPNASSLEIDFALDKTVYDGLYSNNAWMQETPDPVSKLVWDNALFISPKTAKALDLLARPKPGKSEVDLVKVTYKNRTIEVAVWEVPGVADFSCILHLGYGRNFGRVAKGCGFNANLIRTSESWFGSDVKIQKTGKKYSLVSTQEHGSMSGTPGVKEDRPPTVREATLDKFKSKPDFIHEYELLPVEEQKSNLFKFPEDPAQKKWARQQWGMTIDLNTCIGCNACSVACQSENNISVVGKEEVFKNREMSWIRIDRYFTGDVDNPEMGTVFQPINCQQCENAPCEAVCPVAATVHSPDGLNDMAYNRCVGTRYCANNCPYKVRRYNFFNYSKVDDERNPLYAMQKNPNVTVRFRGVMEKCTYCVQKINSARSKFKKSSDGIIPDGAITTACQNVCPTNAIVFGDVADPNTMVSKLKALSRNYALLGELNTKPRTTYLAKLRNVNPELG; encoded by the coding sequence ATGACAAAGTTCAATTCCAATGATGAACAAAACAAACAAACCCATTGGCGCAGTATTGAAGATTTAGAAAATTCGCCAGGATTTCTAAATAAACTGCAACGTGAGTTTCCGCACGGTGCGAGTGAATTAGAAATGCGCCCCGGTGTTCACAGAAGAAAATTTTTAGGAATTATTGGCGCTTCAATGGCGCTTGCCGGTGTTGTGACAACGGGTTGTATAAGACGACCAAAGGGGCATATTTATCCAGAAAATAATCGCCCTGAAGACACCATTCCAGGAATTCCAAAATACTATGCAACATCTGCTCAAATTGGTGGAAGTGTATTAGGTCTTTTAGTAACAAGCACGGATGGCCGTCCTACTAAAATAGATGGAAATTCAAGGCACCCAATGAATAATCCAATTTTAAATAGTAAAATTGGATCATCAAATGGATATGCTCAAGCTGAAATTTTAAATATGTATGATCCAGATAGAGGCCAACAATGCCAAGCATCTGGTAAAGTTATGGCTAAAAAAGAAGCTTACACTGCACTTCGCAATTCTATGATGAGTTCAAAAAAGACAGATGGAAGTGATCTCGCATTAGTTTATGCATCAAATTCTTCAATGGCATTTGCAAGTCTAATAGACGAATTCAAAGCAAATTATCCAAAAGCAATCATTGTTGCTCAAGACTCTAGCTATTCTAATAATCGTAAAACAGCATTAAGTAACATTGCAAATACACCTGTTGATTGTGTTTATGACTTTATAAATGCAAATGTTGTTCTTGCAGTAGACTCTGATTTTATGGGTATTGAAGGTGACAGCGTAAAAAATGCAAGACAATTTGCAGAAAAAAGAAAAGTAATTGATTCAAAATCTTCAATGAATAGATTGTATAGTATTGAATCAAATTTTAGTACTACTGGAACAATTTCAGATCATCATTATATTTTAAGAAGCGGAAGAATGGGGGAATTCTTATTAGGAATTGCTTCAGAATTAACAACATTTGGTGCTACTTTTCCATCTGAAATAAACGATGCTCTTAAAGGTAACAGAGTATTTCCTGAGTCTTTGACAAAATGGATTAAGGCTTGTGCAAAAGATTTGTATAAAAATAAAGGAAATAGTTTAATTGTAGTTGGCGACAGACAACCTGTTTGGGTTCATATGCTTGCCTTTTCAATTAATGTTTTTTTAGGCTCTGTTGGTAAAACAATCAATTTAATTCCTGATACAACAAGACCAAAAAGTTTAGATAATGAAACAAATTTAACTTTTGCTTTGCAAAAAGGATATATTCAAACATTAATCGTTGTTGGTGGTAATACTGTATATACTTCTCCAGCAGATTTAAAGTTAGCAGAATTATTTAAAAAAGTTTCAAATAGTTTCTATTTAGGTTTTTCATTAAATGAAACGTCTGAAGTTTGTAAATATTATTTTCCAAAAACCCATTTTCTTGAAACTTGGGGAGATACACGTTCTTCAGATGGTACTGTAGGTATTACACAACCATTAATTGCACCGCTATATGAAGAATGTTCCGATGAATATTCCTTTGTTTATTCTCTTTCTCATTTAGATGATGCTGAATCTGGATATTCTTTAATTAGAAAATACTGGCAAAATAAGCTCGGAAATCCTGTAAATTTTGAAAGTTTATGGCGTCAATATTTGAGCGATGGGTTTATTTCAGATTATCGTAAAGAAGTTTTTTCAAATACTTCTTATTTATATTCTAGCTTTGCCGCATCATTTAATAAATCGGTAAAATTAGCAGAACCAAATGCAAGTTCTCTTGAAATTGATTTTGCGCTTGATAAAACGGTTTATGATGGTCTTTATTCAAATAATGCTTGGATGCAAGAAACTCCCGATCCAGTGAGTAAATTAGTTTGGGATAATGCATTATTTATCAGCCCAAAAACAGCAAAAGCTTTAGATTTATTAGCTCGACCAAAACCCGGAAAATCGGAAGTAGATCTTGTTAAAGTAACTTATAAAAATAGAACGATAGAAGTTGCTGTTTGGGAAGTTCCTGGTGTTGCCGATTTTTCATGTATTTTACACTTAGGATATGGCAGAAATTTCGGTCGTGTTGCTAAGGGCTGTGGATTTAATGCAAATTTAATTAGAACATCTGAATCTTGGTTTGGATCTGATGTAAAAATTCAAAAGACAGGTAAAAAATATTCATTAGTTTCAACTCAAGAGCATGGATCTATGAGTGGAACTCCTGGCGTAAAAGAAGACAGACCTCCAACAGTTCGTGAAGCAACTTTAGATAAATTTAAATCAAAACCAGACTTTATTCATGAATATGAATTACTACCTGTTGAAGAACAAAAGAGTAATTTATTTAAATTCCCAGAAGATCCAGCTCAGAAAAAATGGGCTCGTCAGCAATGGGGAATGACGATTGATCTAAATACTTGTATTGGTTGCAATGCTTGTTCCGTTGCTTGTCAATCAGAAAATAATATTTCTGTTGTTGGTAAAGAAGAAGTATTTAAAAATCGTGAAATGTCTTGGATACGAATAGATCGTTACTTTACTGGTGATGTTGATAATCCAGAAATGGGAACTGTATTTCAACCTATAAATTGTCAGCAATGTGAAAATGCACCTTGTGAAGCAGTTTGTCCTGTTGCCGCTACTGTACATAGTCCTGATGGACTAAATGATATGGCATACAACCGTTGTGTAGGAACTCGTTATTGTGCAAATAACTGTCCATACAAGGTTCGAAGATATAATTTCTTTAACTACAGCAAAGTAGATGACGAAAGAAATCCTTTGTATGCAATGCAAAAAAATCCAAACGTAACAGTGCGCTTCCGCGGTGTTATGGAAAAATGTACTTATTGTGTTCAAAAAATAAATAGCGCACGCTCTAAATTTAAAAAATCTTCAGATGGAATAATTCCAGATGGAGCTATCACAACTGCTTGTCAAAATGTTTGTCCAACAAATGCAATTGTTTTTGGTGATGTTGCGGATCCAAATACTATGGTTTCAAAACTAAAAGCACTAAGTCGTAATTATGCATTGCTTGGAGAATTAAATACAAAACCAAGAACGACTTACCTTGCAAAACTTCGCAATGTGAATCCTGAACTTGGATAA
- a CDS encoding cupin domain-containing protein: MKKCILPNGITIYKWPHKIDPTENLMKEELEKLGFKAYDLQTCPPWFERSKHGHDYEEIRAAVSGCITFHFDEFPLTMEAGDILVIPAGIPHEVIIHNSKLFTAFKGSRSGERKVTELGDGKGSVEDLQKNKA; the protein is encoded by the coding sequence ATGAAAAAATGTATACTTCCAAATGGAATAACTATTTATAAATGGCCTCATAAAATAGATCCAACTGAAAATCTAATGAAAGAAGAATTAGAAAAATTAGGATTTAAAGCTTATGATTTACAAACTTGTCCTCCTTGGTTTGAACGTAGTAAACATGGGCATGATTATGAAGAAATAAGAGCTGCAGTATCTGGTTGTATTACATTTCATTTTGACGAATTTCCTTTAACAATGGAAGCTGGTGATATTTTAGTGATACCTGCTGGAATTCCACATGAAGTTATTATTCATAATTCAAAACTTTTTACAGCATTTAAGGGAAGTCGTTCTGGTGAACGTAAGGTAACTGAACTTGGTGATGGCAAAGGAAGTGTTGAAGACTTACAAAAAAATAAGGCGTAA
- a CDS encoding HAD family hydrolase produces the protein MRFFFFDLDGTLEDSREDMANSANAVRENLGLALKDVEILKTHVNKGMHELYMNCFEDYLQNKENFNTLYEQVKQKYETHYLENICIKTKCYSDIKEVLKILSQKDKVFVITNKPELHSKELLKKLGLLEYITDVMGGDSCAEMKPSSLPLKIVSQRHNFCSLSDKAFMVGDSSGDIKAGKSFGASTIWCSWGYNSAPGSDLPDFTVNTPKEILSLI, from the coding sequence ATGAGATTTTTTTTCTTTGATTTAGATGGTACTTTAGAAGACTCAAGAGAAGATATGGCAAATTCAGCAAATGCTGTTCGGGAAAATTTGGGTCTTGCCTTAAAAGATGTTGAAATTTTAAAAACGCATGTAAATAAAGGAATGCATGAACTTTACATGAATTGTTTTGAAGATTATTTACAAAATAAAGAAAATTTTAATACTTTATATGAACAAGTAAAACAAAAGTATGAGACACACTATTTAGAAAATATTTGTATAAAAACAAAATGTTATTCTGATATAAAAGAAGTTTTAAAAATCTTATCTCAAAAAGATAAGGTATTTGTTATTACAAATAAGCCAGAACTTCATTCTAAAGAATTATTAAAAAAATTAGGTCTTTTAGAATATATAACTGATGTAATGGGTGGTGATAGTTGTGCCGAAATGAAACCCAGTTCTCTTCCCTTAAAAATTGTTTCACAACGACATAACTTTTGTTCTTTATCAGATAAAGCTTTTATGGTTGGTGATAGTTCTGGAGATATAAAAGCAGGAAAATCTTTTGGAGCTTCAACTATTTGGTGCTCATGGGGATATAATTCAGCTCCTGGATCCGACCTTCCTGATTTTACTGTTAATACACCTAAAGAAATTTTAAGTTTAATTTAA
- a CDS encoding c-type cytochrome, which translates to MVKIMKCKKILLPLVGSALVPFILVGCRGQKSTEPPILPIQNMVEQTSYGPQSKNEFYKDQMANRPPVPGTVAQGEEKTNKQLYLGQEATSTDQNPIWVKKIPIKLDQKTLKHGQDLYNIYCSLCHGKSGDSNGLVTQRSGGAIRPSNIHDQDRLNLPVGKIYDAVRNGVNNWNMPGFAAQMTVEDRWAVVSYVRALQLSRTAKLENIPDEVQVKNGWSNKK; encoded by the coding sequence ATGGTAAAGATTATGAAATGCAAAAAAATATTGTTACCTTTAGTTGGTTCTGCTCTAGTTCCTTTTATCTTAGTAGGATGTAGAGGACAAAAAAGCACAGAACCACCTATTTTACCAATACAAAATATGGTTGAGCAAACATCATATGGACCTCAATCAAAAAATGAATTTTATAAAGATCAAATGGCAAATAGACCTCCTGTGCCTGGTACGGTTGCGCAAGGTGAAGAAAAAACAAATAAGCAACTTTATTTAGGTCAAGAAGCAACTTCTACAGATCAAAATCCAATATGGGTTAAGAAAATACCAATTAAATTAGATCAAAAAACGCTGAAACATGGACAAGATCTTTACAATATTTATTGTTCACTTTGTCATGGAAAATCAGGCGATTCTAATGGTCTTGTTACGCAAAGATCTGGTGGTGCGATTCGTCCATCTAATATTCATGATCAAGACAGATTAAATCTTCCCGTTGGTAAAATTTATGATGCTGTTCGTAATGGTGTAAATAATTGGAATATGCCAGGATTTGCAGCTCAAATGACAGTTGAAGATAGATGGGCTGTGGTATCCTACGTTCGAGCTTTACAGCTTTCTCGAACCGCTAAATTAGAAAATATACCTGATGAAGTTCAAGTTAAAAATGGTTGGAGTAACAAAAAATGA
- the gloB gene encoding hydroxyacylglutathione hydrolase, whose translation MKVQLLPVLEDNYIFILIDEKNREAAVVDPALAKPVIEFLDLNNLTLTKIFNTHHHYDHVGGNKELIAKYPKAEVYAGANDSGRIPFQKHFLNHNDIVSFAGNNAHVYYVPGHTLGHICYFFSISNSENHLFIGDTIFSGGCGKLFEGSLEQMYTSLNFLRENLPKNTLIWSAHEYTLENYLILQKLEPNNKNIEEKIKEIISIRKENKFTVPFHFENEQKTSSFFRWDDPELQKITNTFTNFETFCFVRKFRDNPPIVKITI comes from the coding sequence ATGAAAGTACAGTTGCTTCCTGTTTTAGAAGACAATTATATCTTTATATTAATTGATGAAAAAAATAGAGAAGCAGCTGTTGTGGATCCTGCTTTAGCCAAACCTGTTATTGAATTTTTAGATCTTAATAATTTAACTCTTACTAAAATATTTAATACCCATCATCATTATGATCATGTTGGTGGAAATAAAGAGTTAATTGCAAAATATCCAAAAGCCGAAGTTTATGCTGGAGCAAATGATTCGGGACGAATTCCATTTCAGAAACATTTTTTAAATCATAATGATATTGTTTCTTTTGCAGGAAATAATGCTCATGTTTATTATGTGCCAGGCCATACATTAGGCCATATTTGTTATTTTTTTTCAATTAGCAATTCTGAAAATCATTTATTTATTGGTGATACAATTTTTTCTGGTGGTTGTGGTAAATTATTTGAAGGATCATTAGAGCAAATGTATACTTCTTTAAATTTTTTACGTGAAAATTTACCTAAAAACACATTAATATGGTCTGCTCATGAATACACTTTAGAAAACTATCTTATACTTCAAAAGCTTGAACCAAATAATAAAAATATTGAAGAAAAAATTAAAGAGATTATTTCAATTAGAAAAGAAAATAAATTTACAGTTCCTTTTCATTTTGAAAATGAGCAAAAAACAAGTAGTTTTTTTAGATGGGATGATCCTGAGTTGCAAAAAATTACAAATACTTTCACAAATTTTGAAACATTTTGTTTTGTTCGAAAATTTAGAGACAATCCTCCCATAGTTAAGATAACTATTTAA
- the cyoE gene encoding heme o synthase, whose protein sequence is MSIKNSTFRDYIELSKPRIAFFCILMTAGGVVLAPGSINIFSFIMTLFGTALSVASANTFNMIYEKDTDKLMRRTKFRPLATGRIKASHAFIFATLLGISSILILYVFVNLLTAILALTAILAYSLIYTPLKYKTPLALVIGAFPGAMPPLLGWTAVSNKIDIASLALFGVLFAWQMPHFIAIAIYHKEDYSKAGIKVVSVIRGDYIAKIQALLWTLVLIGFTFTLVPLSVGGEVYFIFAAVLGIWFLRLSIIGLKNNVLPNWPRKFFLASLVYLPVLVLGLVADRFFWMLMLK, encoded by the coding sequence ATGTCTATTAAAAATTCTACATTCCGTGATTATATAGAACTATCAAAGCCAAGAATCGCCTTTTTTTGTATTTTAATGACTGCTGGCGGAGTCGTTCTTGCTCCTGGTAGCATAAACATTTTTAGCTTTATTATGACTTTATTCGGTACGGCTTTATCTGTTGCTTCTGCAAATACATTTAATATGATTTATGAAAAAGATACAGATAAGCTTATGAGACGCACAAAATTTAGACCACTTGCAACGGGAAGAATTAAAGCTTCGCATGCATTTATTTTTGCAACATTATTGGGTATATCAAGTATTTTAATTTTATATGTATTTGTAAATTTATTAACAGCTATTTTAGCATTAACAGCTATTTTAGCATATAGCCTCATATATACTCCTTTAAAATATAAAACTCCTTTAGCTTTAGTTATAGGCGCATTTCCTGGGGCAATGCCTCCCTTATTAGGTTGGACTGCAGTTAGTAATAAAATTGACATAGCAAGTTTAGCTTTATTTGGTGTTTTATTTGCATGGCAAATGCCGCATTTTATCGCAATTGCGATTTATCATAAAGAGGATTACTCTAAAGCTGGAATAAAAGTTGTATCTGTTATACGCGGTGATTATATTGCAAAAATTCAAGCTTTATTGTGGACTCTTGTTTTAATTGGATTCACTTTTACGCTTGTTCCCTTAAGTGTAGGTGGCGAAGTATATTTTATTTTTGCCGCTGTTCTGGGAATATGGTTTTTAAGATTGAGTATTATTGGTCTTAAAAATAATGTTTTGCCAAATTGGCCTAGGAAATTTTTTCTTGCTTCCCTTGTTTACTTACCAGTGTTAGTTCTTGGATTAGTAGCAGATCGATTTTTTTGGATGCTCATGCTTAAGTAA